A section of the Mycolicibacterium anyangense genome encodes:
- a CDS encoding ABC transporter ATP-binding protein, protein MPDTPTAVTRRGSGAARLRLLWSFASPHRRALAGGAVLGLIGSAAGLATPMITKAVLDSMGDHASLIIPVAALVALLVLSASVRCWQRILLGSIGERIVLDARATMVDRMLRATVQAVTKRPVGELVTRVTSDSVLLHEAASTSVIGLINGVIMLIGTLVLMAVLDLPLLAATLGAIAVVSVLFGVLMPGVADERQTAQHHLGRVGGALEATLRAIRTVKASRAERRQADQIIESARAANEHNIRAVRREAIAETIAWAGVDLSIIMILTVGAWRVSNGAMELSSLVAFLLYAFGLMDPVTELSTNMTTLQTGVAAAGRIREVEQLEAESDVVSDTRTSGGTPAQPPALELRCVTAGYDGLAPTVHDLNLTVPAHGHVAIVGPSGAGKTTVLSLIMRFLEPERGELFFGGQPYSAASHDQIRRRLSFVEQETPILPGTIRDNLLYSAGAATEHQLRRVLDEVRLADDIAGFEHGLDTDLSSSTISTGQRQRIALARAIIEPSEVLVLDEATAHVDGLSEAAIHDCIRLRARVQAVVTVAHRLSTVVDADTIVVMQDGRIRAQGTHTELLATDGLYRNLVSAMHIPNQ, encoded by the coding sequence ATGCCCGACACCCCTACCGCGGTGACCCGCCGCGGGTCGGGAGCCGCGCGCCTGCGGCTGCTCTGGTCGTTCGCATCCCCGCATCGCCGCGCGCTGGCCGGCGGTGCGGTGCTGGGCCTGATCGGCTCGGCGGCGGGTCTGGCCACCCCGATGATCACCAAGGCGGTGCTGGACAGCATGGGCGATCACGCCTCGCTCATCATTCCGGTCGCCGCCCTGGTCGCCCTTCTGGTTCTCAGCGCCTCGGTTCGCTGCTGGCAGCGGATCCTGCTCGGTTCGATCGGCGAACGAATCGTGCTCGACGCACGGGCCACGATGGTGGACCGCATGCTGCGCGCCACCGTCCAGGCGGTCACCAAACGCCCGGTCGGCGAACTGGTCACCCGGGTCACCTCGGACTCCGTTCTGCTGCACGAAGCGGCTTCCACCAGCGTGATCGGACTCATCAACGGAGTGATCATGCTGATCGGCACCCTGGTGCTGATGGCGGTGCTGGACCTGCCGTTACTGGCGGCGACCCTCGGCGCGATCGCGGTGGTGTCGGTGCTCTTCGGAGTCCTCATGCCCGGCGTCGCCGACGAGCGGCAGACCGCCCAACACCACCTGGGCCGAGTGGGCGGCGCGCTGGAAGCGACGTTGCGCGCCATCCGCACGGTCAAGGCCAGCCGCGCCGAACGCCGCCAAGCCGACCAGATCATCGAATCTGCCAGGGCCGCAAATGAACACAACATCCGCGCAGTGCGCCGAGAAGCGATCGCCGAGACGATCGCATGGGCGGGAGTTGATCTGTCCATCATCATGATCCTGACGGTGGGCGCATGGCGGGTGAGCAACGGGGCGATGGAGCTGTCCAGCCTGGTCGCCTTCCTGCTGTACGCCTTCGGGCTGATGGATCCGGTGACCGAACTGTCGACCAACATGACGACCCTGCAGACCGGGGTGGCCGCCGCCGGCCGCATCCGTGAGGTCGAGCAGCTCGAGGCGGAATCGGATGTGGTGTCGGACACCCGCACCTCGGGCGGGACGCCCGCCCAACCACCCGCTCTCGAACTCCGTTGTGTCACAGCTGGTTACGACGGACTCGCGCCGACCGTTCACGACCTGAACCTCACCGTTCCGGCGCACGGGCATGTCGCGATCGTCGGCCCGTCCGGGGCCGGAAAGACGACGGTGTTGTCTCTCATCATGCGATTCCTCGAGCCCGAACGCGGGGAACTGTTCTTCGGCGGCCAGCCCTACTCGGCGGCCAGCCATGACCAGATCCGGCGTCGACTGTCGTTCGTGGAGCAGGAGACGCCCATCCTGCCGGGCACCATTCGGGACAACCTGCTCTACAGTGCCGGAGCGGCCACCGAGCATCAGTTGCGCCGCGTGCTCGACGAGGTCCGCCTGGCCGACGACATCGCCGGGTTCGAACACGGATTGGACACCGACTTGAGCTCCTCGACGATCTCGACCGGACAGCGCCAACGCATCGCGCTGGCCCGGGCCATCATCGAGCCCTCCGAGGTGCTGGTACTCGACGAGGCCACCGCACACGTCGACGGCCTCAGCGAGGCGGCGATCCACGACTGCATTCGGCTGCGGGCACGCGTGCAGGCTGTCGTCACCGTCGCACATCGCCTGTCGACGGTGGTCGATGCCGACACGATCGTGGTGATGCAGGACGGCCGCATTCGGGCACAGGGCACACACACCGAGCTGCTGGCAACCGACGGCCTCTACCGCAATCTGGTCAGCGCCATGCACATCCCGAACCAGTAA
- a CDS encoding alpha/beta hydrolase: MLDWPLLSGPLPRLLQIGAIVAATWLLVRMLSGSARPLTKTLAGATYLTVAAAVTLAGDELARNVWQLFPDRIPAAVLLWAGAGVFTLCLAASLAVSAERWPVRSGLVVTTVVVLAACANQINAVFGAYPTARDALGIARPDDMALPTLRTLALTGPTPGPLERNWTPPASLPARGKLTSAEIPGTTSHFVARKAKIYLPPAYFGDIPPRLPVLVLLTGQPGTPQDWIGAGKLMHIMDDFAAAHRGLAPIVVVPDPTGGPFNDPLCLNSALGNVDTYLSVDVPAWIKSHLSVDPRPVAWAVAGASYGGTCALQLGTNHAEVYPTIIDIAGSAEPTLGDRRATVTAAFGGDDAAFRRVNPLDLLKFRRYPDSAAAIVVGDADHDTRPDAARVHDATAAAGMQSHLTELPGAHDWRVFSAGLAAELPWLARRVNLISST, from the coding sequence ATGCTGGACTGGCCGTTGTTATCCGGCCCGCTTCCCCGGCTGCTGCAGATCGGGGCCATCGTGGCCGCCACCTGGCTCCTCGTGCGGATGCTGTCCGGCAGCGCACGCCCGCTGACCAAGACGTTGGCGGGCGCCACCTACCTGACCGTCGCGGCCGCCGTGACACTCGCCGGTGACGAGTTGGCGCGCAACGTGTGGCAGTTGTTCCCGGATCGCATTCCCGCGGCCGTCCTGCTGTGGGCCGGCGCGGGCGTCTTCACGCTGTGCCTGGCCGCCTCGCTTGCCGTATCCGCCGAACGCTGGCCGGTCCGATCGGGATTGGTCGTGACGACCGTCGTCGTGTTGGCCGCCTGCGCCAATCAGATCAACGCCGTATTCGGCGCCTACCCAACGGCCCGCGATGCACTGGGGATCGCCCGCCCCGACGACATGGCCCTGCCCACACTGCGAACGCTGGCTTTGACGGGTCCCACACCGGGCCCGCTGGAACGGAACTGGACTCCGCCGGCCAGCCTCCCCGCACGGGGAAAGCTGACGTCCGCCGAAATCCCGGGCACCACATCACATTTCGTCGCCCGAAAGGCCAAGATCTATCTGCCACCAGCCTACTTCGGCGACATCCCGCCACGGCTGCCCGTGCTGGTGCTGCTCACCGGACAGCCGGGGACACCACAGGACTGGATAGGCGCGGGCAAGCTGATGCACATCATGGACGACTTCGCTGCCGCGCATCGCGGACTGGCGCCGATCGTGGTGGTGCCAGACCCGACGGGTGGGCCGTTCAACGACCCGCTCTGCCTGAATTCCGCGCTGGGTAACGTCGACACCTACCTGTCGGTCGACGTCCCGGCCTGGATCAAATCCCACCTCAGCGTCGACCCGCGACCCGTGGCGTGGGCGGTCGCCGGCGCCTCCTACGGCGGCACCTGCGCCCTGCAGCTCGGTACCAACCACGCCGAGGTGTACCCCACCATCATCGATATCGCGGGATCAGCCGAACCGACGCTCGGTGATCGGCGCGCCACCGTGACCGCCGCCTTCGGCGGTGACGACGCAGCGTTCCGTCGGGTAAATCCGTTGGATCTGCTGAAGTTTCGTCGCTACCCTGACAGCGCGGCGGCCATCGTGGTCGGCGATGCCGACCACGACACCCGCCCCGACGCAGCTCGGGTCCACGACGCCACCGCGGCCGCAGGGATGCAGAGTCACCTCACCGAACTCCCGGGCGCCCATGACTGGCGCGTCTTCTCGGCGGGGCTGGCCGCGGAGCTTCCCTGGCTGGCACGACGTGTCAATCTCATCAGCTCGACGTAA
- a CDS encoding response regulator, whose translation MLKVVIVDDEALIRSGFELILSAIDDIEVTATCDGIHAVRVITEHQPDVVLLDIRMPGKDGLGVLAELQQLPSTPTVAVLTTFDADEYIATALRLGASGFLLKDTDPEQLPHLVRSLAAGGLVLSDKISPKVIAGYLGDRPDEAAVQIIGGLSEREGQVLRLLARGRSNGEIASSLYSSVGTVKDQVSSILSKLGVKSRVEAAIIAQRARLLDEPC comes from the coding sequence GTGTTGAAAGTCGTCATCGTCGATGACGAGGCGCTGATCCGGTCCGGATTCGAGTTGATCCTGTCCGCCATCGACGACATCGAGGTGACTGCCACCTGCGACGGGATCCATGCCGTCCGGGTCATCACCGAGCACCAGCCCGATGTCGTCCTGCTTGATATCCGGATGCCGGGCAAGGACGGCCTCGGGGTGCTCGCCGAGCTGCAACAGTTGCCGTCGACGCCGACCGTGGCGGTGCTGACCACCTTCGACGCCGACGAGTACATCGCCACCGCCTTGCGGCTGGGGGCGTCGGGTTTCCTGCTCAAGGACACCGACCCGGAGCAACTCCCGCATCTGGTGCGCAGTCTTGCCGCCGGCGGGTTGGTGCTTTCGGACAAGATCAGCCCCAAGGTGATCGCCGGCTACCTCGGTGACCGACCGGACGAAGCCGCCGTCCAGATCATCGGCGGACTCTCCGAGCGAGAGGGGCAGGTGTTGCGACTCCTGGCGCGGGGCCGGTCCAATGGTGAGATCGCGTCGTCTTTGTATTCGAGTGTGGGAACGGTGAAGGACCAAGTCAGTTCGATCCTGTCCAAACTGGGCGTCAAGTCCCGGGTCGAGGCGGCCATCATCGCCCAGCGCGCACGACTGCTCGACGAGCCGTGTTGA
- a CDS encoding sensor histidine kinase, which translates to MTRRVLSEVGLFALAIGDAVGSCLPDEPVRHWVLAGIAVSSLVIRRRAPYLALALALPAVATDSAVIAAMIALYTIGERRPSKVGIAVGCAAFFVCYTALWDQSYSGVDTLLNLVYAVIFSTAPIWLGMLITARSELSEKLAEVERVRRHEEELVVERALAGERAALAREMHDVVSHQVSLIAVQAGALQVTAPDQASIEAARTIRMLSVRTLDELREMVGVLRPSGEPGVDLTPQPGLDDIAALVASSRVPTRIDTVDRLGSAPPAPVQRAVYRAVQEGLTNIAKHAPGASATLTLRIDPSQVDLSLTNTKPTRAPEQLPSSQHGLLGLRERAELLGGGLSAGSCSDGGYRLSMTLPIHS; encoded by the coding sequence GTGACACGGCGGGTGCTCTCCGAAGTGGGGCTGTTCGCACTGGCCATCGGCGACGCCGTGGGGTCCTGCCTGCCCGACGAGCCCGTCCGGCACTGGGTGTTGGCCGGCATTGCCGTGTCCAGCCTGGTGATCCGTCGCCGGGCGCCCTATCTCGCGCTGGCGCTCGCGCTGCCCGCGGTCGCAACCGACTCCGCGGTGATCGCGGCGATGATCGCGCTCTACACCATCGGTGAGCGCCGCCCGTCCAAGGTCGGCATCGCCGTGGGCTGCGCGGCGTTCTTCGTCTGTTACACCGCGTTGTGGGATCAGTCCTATTCAGGTGTCGACACCCTGTTGAACCTGGTGTACGCCGTCATCTTCTCCACCGCGCCGATCTGGCTGGGGATGTTGATCACCGCGCGGTCCGAGCTGTCCGAGAAGCTGGCTGAGGTGGAGCGGGTTCGCCGGCACGAGGAGGAGTTGGTGGTCGAGCGGGCGCTGGCCGGCGAACGGGCCGCACTTGCCCGCGAGATGCACGATGTGGTGTCCCATCAGGTGAGTCTCATTGCCGTGCAGGCCGGCGCGCTGCAGGTCACGGCTCCCGATCAAGCCTCCATAGAGGCAGCGCGCACGATCCGGATGCTGAGCGTGCGCACCCTCGACGAGTTACGGGAAATGGTCGGGGTGCTGCGGCCCTCGGGGGAGCCGGGGGTGGACCTCACGCCTCAGCCGGGGCTCGACGACATCGCGGCCCTGGTGGCGTCATCGCGGGTTCCGACCAGGATCGACACCGTCGACCGTCTCGGCAGCGCACCCCCGGCGCCGGTCCAGCGCGCTGTCTATCGCGCGGTGCAGGAAGGCCTGACCAACATCGCCAAGCATGCGCCAGGGGCCAGCGCGACACTGACGTTGCGCATCGACCCGAGCCAGGTGGACCTGTCGCTGACCAACACCAAGCCCACCCGGGCGCCCGAGCAACTGCCCAGTTCCCAACACGGACTGCTCGGCCTGCGCGAGCGTGCCGAGCTGTTGGGTGGCGGGTTGTCCGCCGGTAGCTGCAGCGATGGCGGCTACCGCTTGTCGATGACGCTGCCGATCCACAGCTGA
- a CDS encoding Rv3235 family protein, whose protein sequence is MPSVVPVVDYEPPASDVGLAPVCLSRNRTPESPPRPQPAPDNAELRAAAMFADAALRRVLEVIDRRRPLSQLRPLLAGGLVDSLLPAVVRHERRSPARLRRVRVQQIGADGTAAEVSATYTRDERVHAIAARVQQVPTPTGPRWQVVALHIG, encoded by the coding sequence ATGCCCAGCGTCGTTCCCGTCGTCGACTACGAACCCCCCGCATCCGATGTCGGACTGGCTCCGGTCTGCTTGTCCCGCAACCGAACACCCGAATCGCCACCACGCCCGCAGCCCGCGCCGGACAACGCCGAGTTGCGGGCCGCCGCAATGTTCGCCGACGCAGCGCTGCGACGGGTCCTGGAGGTAATCGACCGGCGTCGTCCGCTCAGCCAACTACGCCCGCTGCTGGCCGGCGGACTGGTCGACTCACTGCTGCCTGCGGTGGTACGCCACGAACGGCGCTCCCCCGCCCGGCTACGCAGAGTGCGGGTTCAGCAGATCGGAGCCGACGGCACCGCCGCCGAGGTGTCGGCGACCTACACTCGCGACGAGCGGGTCCACGCGATCGCCGCCCGGGTGCAGCAAGTCCCGACACCGACCGGCCCACGCTGGCAGGTGGTCGCACTGCACATCGGCTGA
- a CDS encoding WS/DGAT/MGAT family O-acyltransferase, giving the protein MVTRLSASDASFYHLENTATPMYVGSLSIVRKPRAGLSYDTLLETIERRLPQIPRYRQKVREVTLGLARPVWVDDPDFDITYHVRRSALPSPGSDAQLHELIARLGSRPLDRSRPLWEMYLIEGLAKNRLAIYTKSHQALVNGLTALEIGHVIADRTQRPPTFGEDIWIPGREPSGRQLLLGAVGDWLARPGQQLEAARTAITDVATSSAELADLARRLTEVARTVARGTAPESPLNTTVSRNRRFTVASGSLADYRKVRSRYDCDVNDVVLAVVAGALRNWLLSRGEPVTTTSTVRAMAPTSVYPEADLAASGPGQAISQVAPFLVDLPVGEGNPVVRLSQIAHATESHSAAASLVDARTIVTLSGFAPPTLHAMGTRVATQFSARQFNLLITNVPGPQSQMYLAGTKLLETYAVPPLLHNQVLAIGVTSYCGMLYFGINADREAMSDVGVFPALLAESLEELLEAAQ; this is encoded by the coding sequence ATGGTGACTCGGTTGTCAGCATCGGATGCGTCGTTCTACCACCTGGAGAACACCGCGACGCCGATGTACGTCGGCTCGCTGTCCATCGTGCGCAAGCCGCGGGCCGGACTGAGCTACGACACCCTGTTGGAGACCATCGAACGTCGGCTCCCGCAGATTCCGCGCTACCGGCAGAAGGTCCGTGAAGTCACCCTCGGACTGGCCCGCCCGGTCTGGGTCGACGACCCCGACTTCGACATCACCTATCACGTGCGCCGATCGGCGCTGCCCTCACCGGGCAGCGACGCCCAGCTCCACGAGCTGATCGCCCGGCTGGGCTCCCGGCCCCTGGACCGCTCCCGCCCACTGTGGGAGATGTACCTGATCGAAGGCCTGGCCAAGAACCGGCTGGCCATCTACACCAAATCGCATCAGGCCCTGGTCAACGGCCTGACAGCCCTGGAGATCGGACACGTCATCGCCGACCGCACCCAGCGGCCGCCGACGTTCGGTGAGGACATCTGGATTCCGGGGCGTGAACCGAGCGGCCGTCAACTGCTGCTCGGCGCGGTCGGGGACTGGCTGGCCCGGCCCGGCCAGCAGCTCGAGGCGGCCCGTACCGCGATCACCGACGTCGCCACCAGCAGCGCCGAGCTGGCCGATCTGGCGCGCCGGCTGACCGAGGTGGCCCGCACCGTGGCGCGGGGCACCGCACCGGAGAGCCCGCTGAACACCACGGTCTCGCGTAATCGCCGCTTCACCGTGGCCAGCGGATCACTGGCCGACTACCGCAAGGTGCGATCTCGCTACGACTGCGATGTCAACGACGTGGTGCTCGCGGTGGTCGCCGGCGCGCTGCGGAACTGGCTGCTCTCCCGGGGGGAGCCGGTGACCACCACGTCCACGGTGCGTGCGATGGCGCCGACGTCGGTTTACCCCGAAGCCGACCTGGCGGCTTCCGGGCCCGGGCAGGCGATCAGCCAGGTCGCCCCGTTCCTGGTGGATCTGCCAGTGGGGGAAGGCAATCCGGTGGTGCGGCTGTCGCAGATCGCGCACGCCACCGAATCGCACTCGGCGGCGGCAAGCCTGGTGGATGCCCGGACCATCGTCACACTCTCGGGCTTCGCGCCGCCGACGTTGCACGCAATGGGCACCCGGGTGGCCACCCAGTTCTCCGCCCGGCAATTCAACCTGCTGATCACCAATGTGCCGGGGCCGCAGTCGCAGATGTACCTGGCGGGCACGAAGCTGCTGGAGACCTACGCCGTCCCGCCGCTGCTGCACAACCAGGTGCTGGCCATCGGCGTGACGTCCTACTGCGGCATGCTCTACTTCGGCATCAACGCCGACCGCGAGGCGATGAGCGACGTCGGCGTGTTCCCGGCCCTGCTGGCCGAATCGCTCGAGGAACTTCTCGAAGCCGCCCAGTAA
- the ppk2 gene encoding polyphosphate kinase 2 — translation MGDVETNGSAPKGKQKKKARKLPNEAYEAELFRLQTEFVKLQEWVRHTGARIVVIFEGRDAAGKGGTIKRITEYLSPRIVRIEALPAPTERERGQWYYQRYIQHLPAKGEIVLFDRSWYNRAGVEKVMGFCTPQEHSLFLRQTPIFEQMLIDDGIILRKYWFSVSDDEQLRRFQSRRNDPVRQWKLSPMDLESVYRWEDYSRAKDQMMVHTDTPNSPWFVVESDIKKHARLNMMAHLLSTIDYTEVELPKVDLPQRPVISGSYYRPPRELSTYVPDYVSTLMGDPESGS, via the coding sequence ATGGGTGACGTCGAGACCAACGGTTCGGCACCGAAGGGCAAACAGAAGAAGAAGGCTCGCAAGCTTCCCAATGAGGCCTATGAAGCCGAGTTGTTCAGGCTGCAAACCGAGTTCGTGAAACTGCAGGAGTGGGTGCGGCACACCGGCGCGCGCATCGTGGTGATCTTCGAGGGCCGCGACGCCGCAGGCAAGGGCGGCACCATCAAGCGGATCACCGAGTACCTCAGCCCCCGGATCGTGCGGATCGAGGCCTTGCCCGCCCCCACCGAACGGGAGCGCGGCCAGTGGTACTACCAACGCTATATCCAGCACCTGCCCGCCAAGGGCGAGATCGTCCTGTTCGACCGGTCCTGGTACAACCGCGCCGGCGTGGAGAAGGTGATGGGATTCTGTACGCCGCAAGAACATTCGCTGTTCCTTCGGCAGACGCCGATCTTCGAGCAGATGCTCATCGACGACGGGATCATCCTTCGCAAATACTGGTTCTCGGTATCCGACGACGAGCAGCTACGCCGGTTCCAGTCACGGCGCAATGACCCTGTGCGGCAATGGAAACTTTCCCCGATGGACCTCGAGTCGGTCTACCGCTGGGAGGACTACTCGCGGGCCAAGGATCAGATGATGGTCCATACCGATACTCCCAACAGCCCGTGGTTCGTGGTGGAGTCCGACATCAAGAAGCACGCGCGGCTGAACATGATGGCCCACCTGCTGTCCACCATCGACTACACCGAGGTCGAGCTGCCCAAGGTGGACCTGCCGCAGCGCCCGGTGATCAGCGGCAGCTACTACCGGCCACCACGCGAGTTGTCGACGTACGTGCCCGACTACGTGTCCACCCTCATGGGAGACCCGGAGAGCGGCAGCTAA
- a CDS encoding DUF6912 family protein, with the protein MRVYIPATLAMLQRLVVDGSMQPLSGTAFAVTPTLRESYAEGDDEELAEVALGEAALASLRLLASESDAGSGLPLRRAVLVADAPDAAVTARPDLDDAVVRIDGRVGLDRVVAAYVDNVAAEGAVAAAIAVIDDADLGDEDAELTVGDAQDHDLAWYATQELPFLLELL; encoded by the coding sequence ATGCGGGTGTACATCCCGGCCACCTTGGCCATGCTCCAACGGTTGGTCGTCGACGGGTCCATGCAGCCGCTGTCCGGCACGGCGTTCGCCGTGACACCGACGCTGCGCGAGTCCTATGCAGAAGGCGACGACGAGGAGCTCGCCGAGGTTGCTCTCGGCGAGGCGGCGCTGGCCTCGTTGCGGTTGCTGGCGTCTGAATCCGACGCCGGCTCCGGGCTGCCGCTGCGCCGTGCAGTGCTGGTGGCCGATGCGCCGGACGCCGCGGTGACGGCGCGCCCCGATCTCGACGACGCCGTCGTCCGCATCGACGGCCGGGTCGGTCTGGACCGGGTGGTGGCCGCCTACGTCGACAATGTCGCTGCCGAGGGTGCCGTGGCGGCGGCGATCGCCGTCATCGACGATGCCGACCTCGGTGACGAGGACGCCGAGTTGACTGTCGGGGACGCCCAGGACCACGACTTGGCCTGGTACGCCACCCAAGAGCTGCCGTTCCTGCTCGAGCTGCTGTGA
- a CDS encoding ferredoxin reductase — MAKNDVKLKAHVADTVRPQIAGAGKRPALDAVRALVGRITTPLLPDDYLQLANPLWSAREMRGRVVDVRRETEDSATLVIKPGWGFAFDYEPGQYIGIGLLVEGRWRWRSYSLTSSPVAAGPSRTISITVKAMPEGFLSSHLVGGVQPGTIVRLAAPQGNFVLPNPAPAQVLFLTGGSGITPVMSMLRTLDRRGQIGDIVHIHSAPTQSDVMFASELDRLAREHDAYRLTVRTTRTEGRLDLQRLDEFVPDWRERQTWACGPEGMLDDAHALWAGVGLADRLHLERFAASRAAGHGQGGTVTFERSGKTATVDAATSLMEAGEQIGVRMPFGCRMGICQSCVVSLVDGHVRDLRTGVEHEPGTRIQTCVSSPSGDCAVDV; from the coding sequence ATGGCCAAGAACGACGTCAAACTCAAAGCCCACGTGGCCGACACGGTGCGACCGCAGATCGCGGGAGCGGGCAAACGGCCGGCGCTCGACGCGGTCCGTGCGCTGGTCGGACGCATCACTACACCGCTGCTACCCGACGACTACCTACAGCTGGCCAACCCGCTGTGGTCGGCCCGTGAGATGCGGGGCCGCGTGGTCGATGTCCGGCGGGAGACCGAGGATTCGGCGACGCTGGTGATCAAGCCCGGCTGGGGATTCGCCTTCGACTACGAACCGGGCCAGTACATCGGAATCGGCCTGCTGGTCGAGGGCCGGTGGCGGTGGCGGTCCTACTCGCTGACGTCGAGTCCGGTGGCCGCCGGTCCCAGCCGGACGATCTCGATCACCGTCAAGGCGATGCCCGAGGGTTTCTTGTCCAGCCATCTCGTCGGTGGCGTGCAGCCCGGCACGATCGTGCGGTTGGCCGCCCCGCAGGGCAATTTCGTGCTCCCGAACCCCGCACCCGCCCAGGTGTTGTTCCTGACCGGCGGCTCGGGGATCACGCCGGTGATGTCCATGCTGCGCACCCTGGACCGCCGGGGTCAGATCGGCGACATCGTGCATATCCATTCGGCCCCAACGCAATCCGACGTCATGTTCGCATCCGAGCTCGACCGGTTGGCGCGCGAGCACGATGCCTACCGACTGACCGTGCGCACCACCCGCACCGAGGGCCGGCTTGATCTGCAGCGCCTCGACGAGTTTGTGCCGGACTGGCGCGAACGTCAGACCTGGGCGTGTGGCCCGGAGGGCATGCTCGACGACGCCCATGCGCTCTGGGCGGGGGTGGGGCTGGCCGACCGGCTGCATCTGGAGAGGTTCGCGGCTTCCCGTGCGGCCGGCCACGGCCAGGGCGGCACGGTGACCTTCGAACGCAGCGGCAAGACCGCGACCGTCGACGCCGCGACATCGCTGATGGAAGCCGGCGAGCAGATCGGTGTCCGGATGCCGTTCGGCTGCCGGATGGGGATCTGCCAGTCGTGTGTGGTGAGCCTGGTCGACGGGCACGTCCGCGACCTGCGGACTGGTGTCGAGCACGAGCCCGGGACCCGGATTCAGACCTGTGTGTCCTCGCCCTCGGGCGACTGTGCAGTCGACGTATAA
- a CDS encoding fatty acid desaturase family protein: MAITDVDVFAHLTEADIESLAVELDTIRQDIEDSLGERDARYIRRTIAAQRGLEIAGRLMLAASAKRSAWWAGTVTLGVAKIIENMEIGHNVMHGQWDWMNDPEIHSSTWEWDMNGVSKHWRFTHNFMHHKYTNILGMDDDIGYGVIRVTRDQKWKPFNLYGNLLFNTLLAIGFEWGVGLQHLELGKIFKGRDNRDATLVRMREFGVKAAAQLFKDYVAFPAITSLSPRATFRSTATANAIANVIRNVWANAIIFCGHFPDGAEKFTKTDMVGESKGQWYLRQMLGSANIDGGPVMDFMSGNLSYQIEHHLYPDLPSNRLAEISVRVRQLCEKYDLPYTSGPFLVQYGKSWRTIAKLSLPDRFLRDTADDAPETRSERMFAELEPGYAGVDPQTGRKRGLKTAISAVREWRRSRSA, from the coding sequence ATGGCAATCACCGACGTCGATGTCTTCGCGCATCTGACCGAAGCCGACATCGAGAGCCTCGCCGTTGAACTCGACACCATCCGTCAGGACATCGAGGATTCCCTCGGTGAGCGCGACGCGCGCTACATCCGCCGCACGATCGCGGCTCAGCGTGGTCTGGAGATCGCGGGACGGCTCATGCTCGCCGCGAGCGCGAAGCGCTCGGCCTGGTGGGCGGGGACGGTGACGCTGGGCGTGGCCAAGATCATCGAGAACATGGAGATCGGCCACAACGTCATGCACGGCCAGTGGGACTGGATGAACGATCCCGAGATCCACTCCTCGACCTGGGAGTGGGACATGAACGGGGTGTCCAAGCATTGGCGCTTCACCCACAACTTCATGCACCACAAGTACACCAACATCTTGGGCATGGACGATGACATCGGCTACGGCGTCATCCGGGTCACCCGTGACCAGAAGTGGAAGCCGTTCAACTTGTACGGCAACCTGCTGTTCAACACCCTGCTGGCCATCGGTTTCGAGTGGGGTGTGGGGCTGCAGCACCTGGAGCTCGGCAAGATCTTCAAGGGCCGCGACAACCGTGACGCCACCCTGGTGCGGATGCGGGAATTCGGCGTCAAGGCCGCCGCCCAGTTGTTCAAGGACTACGTGGCATTCCCGGCCATCACGTCGCTGTCCCCGCGGGCCACTTTCCGCTCGACGGCGACCGCCAACGCGATCGCCAACGTTATTCGCAACGTGTGGGCCAACGCCATCATCTTCTGCGGCCACTTTCCTGACGGCGCAGAGAAATTCACCAAGACCGACATGGTGGGCGAGAGCAAGGGCCAGTGGTACCTGCGCCAGATGCTGGGTAGCGCCAACATCGACGGCGGCCCGGTGATGGACTTCATGAGCGGCAACCTGTCCTACCAGATCGAGCACCACCTGTACCCGGACCTGCCGAGCAACCGGCTCGCCGAGATCTCGGTGCGGGTACGTCAACTGTGCGAGAAGTACGACCTGCCCTACACCAGCGGGCCGTTCCTGGTCCAGTACGGCAAGTCCTGGCGCACCATCGCGAAACTGTCACTGCCGGACCGGTTTCTGCGCGACACCGCCGATGACGCACCGGAGACCCGCAGCGAGCGCATGTTCGCTGAACTGGAGCCCGGGTATGCCGGAGTCGATCCGCAGACCGGCCGTAAGCGTGGCCTGAAGACCGCGATCAGCGCGGTGCGCGAGTGGCGGCGGTCCCGGTCCGCCTAG